The Nitrogeniibacter aestuarii genome has a window encoding:
- a CDS encoding hybrid sensor histidine kinase/response regulator translates to MPLILRSGLKALSIRARIIAVAVITTFLAMLAASMIFVANQTEAARAAMVGSTTALARVSAVNASAALAFKDNRAAEEIGTALAQEAGTLFVDLRMADGTRFAAVEGRTSHPAVDVAHRMAVSDDFHSSGLSLDAPVRTTFDDGYLRVTQLVSAGGKVFGFLDLYVSDAQLKAQIHRQLVFAALVFVAALAVAYLLASRMERFISAPLVRLGRAMREVSEKSDYSLRVPPAEDEDTGHLIDGFNTMLDQIQSRDAALADAIAQLKEAKGLAEAANLAKSQFLATMSHEIRTPMNGVLAMVEMLLSTPLTPRQMEYAQTVNQSGRALLDIINDILDFSKIEAGKLVLEQIEFDPVDVIEDTGVLLAGNAQHKGIELVVEIAPEVRGRFCGDPGRIRQILLNLVGNAIKFTSRGEVVTRVELLERRGEQVSLRFVVVDTGVGLSREVQASIFDAFSQADSSTTRRFGGTGLGLSIARKLAIAMGGDVGVVSEPGEGSQFWFTVTVQYVAEAGEPVESSETFGKRVLLVDDNHASRGALQRQLASWRLSCSTSPSARDALERVRLARDAGRPFSLVLADVGMPSMDGVALARELREDPANASLRLVLLTCASDEVHPDQLAELGVEQLLRKPVRRKTLRRCVLAHDAGQAVHDASTAISADALAGVRVLVAEDNMVNQRVIMHVLASLKCESDFVCNGREAVDAVSTNAYDVVLMDVQMPEMDGLEATRCIRRHEQSTGLDRMPIIALTANAMSGDREHCLAAGMDDYVSKPIERADIRDALTRQLDLSAPDGVDGSVTEVAPSVKTVEEESVLIFDPSVIDALPMVADGSDPAAGEELLDMYLEHTCSVLDELAPLLEQDDTPDTLRLVHSLKSSSASVGAMAMSAFMKDAEAHLRKGGRVSADWLTEARTELDQLSVAVERYRSQIRARAGQ, encoded by the coding sequence ATGCCGCTCATCCTTCGCTCGGGGCTCAAGGCGCTGTCCATCCGCGCCCGCATCATTGCCGTCGCGGTGATCACGACGTTTCTGGCCATGCTGGCGGCCTCGATGATCTTCGTGGCCAACCAGACCGAGGCGGCGCGGGCTGCCATGGTCGGTTCGACGACCGCGCTGGCCCGGGTGTCCGCCGTCAATGCCTCGGCGGCCCTGGCCTTCAAGGACAACCGCGCCGCCGAGGAAATCGGTACCGCGCTGGCCCAGGAAGCGGGCACCCTGTTCGTCGATCTGCGCATGGCCGACGGCACCCGTTTTGCCGCCGTCGAAGGCAGAACGTCGCATCCGGCCGTGGACGTTGCCCATCGCATGGCGGTCAGCGATGACTTCCATTCAAGCGGCCTGAGTCTCGATGCCCCGGTCCGCACGACCTTCGATGACGGTTACTTGCGGGTGACCCAGTTGGTCTCGGCCGGGGGGAAGGTGTTCGGCTTTCTGGATCTGTACGTGTCCGACGCACAGTTGAAGGCACAGATTCACCGGCAACTGGTGTTTGCCGCGCTCGTCTTTGTGGCGGCACTCGCGGTGGCCTATCTGCTGGCCTCGCGCATGGAGCGCTTCATCTCGGCGCCCCTGGTGCGTCTGGGGCGAGCGATGCGAGAGGTCTCTGAGAAGAGCGACTACAGCTTGCGTGTGCCGCCAGCGGAGGATGAGGATACCGGCCACCTGATCGACGGCTTCAACACCATGCTCGACCAGATCCAGAGTCGCGACGCTGCGCTGGCCGACGCCATCGCCCAGCTCAAGGAGGCAAAGGGGCTGGCCGAAGCGGCGAACCTGGCCAAATCCCAGTTCCTGGCCACTATGAGTCACGAGATCCGCACGCCCATGAACGGGGTGCTCGCCATGGTTGAAATGCTGCTCAGTACGCCGCTGACGCCGCGCCAGATGGAATACGCCCAGACGGTGAATCAGTCGGGCCGCGCCTTGCTGGACATCATCAACGACATCCTCGATTTTTCGAAGATCGAGGCCGGCAAGCTGGTGCTTGAGCAGATCGAGTTCGACCCGGTGGACGTGATCGAGGACACCGGTGTTCTCTTGGCGGGCAACGCGCAACACAAGGGAATTGAACTGGTCGTCGAAATTGCCCCGGAGGTGCGCGGCCGGTTCTGCGGTGACCCCGGCCGGATCCGGCAGATCCTGCTCAACCTGGTGGGCAATGCCATCAAGTTCACGTCCCGTGGCGAGGTGGTGACCCGTGTCGAGTTGCTCGAGCGACGTGGCGAGCAGGTGAGCTTGCGATTTGTCGTTGTCGACACCGGCGTCGGACTCTCGCGCGAGGTGCAGGCCAGCATCTTCGACGCGTTCAGTCAGGCCGACAGTTCGACCACGCGCCGCTTTGGCGGTACCGGGCTGGGCTTGTCCATCGCTCGCAAGCTGGCGATCGCCATGGGAGGCGACGTGGGCGTGGTCAGCGAGCCGGGTGAGGGCTCTCAATTCTGGTTCACCGTGACCGTTCAGTATGTCGCGGAGGCCGGCGAGCCGGTGGAGTCGTCAGAAACGTTCGGCAAGCGGGTCTTGCTGGTCGATGACAACCATGCCAGCCGCGGCGCCTTGCAACGCCAGCTCGCTTCCTGGCGGCTGAGTTGCTCCACCTCTCCGTCGGCGCGCGATGCACTCGAACGGGTCCGGCTTGCCCGCGACGCCGGGCGCCCCTTCTCGCTGGTGCTGGCGGATGTGGGCATGCCGTCCATGGATGGTGTTGCGCTTGCCCGCGAACTGCGCGAGGACCCTGCCAACGCATCACTGCGCCTGGTGTTGCTCACCTGTGCCAGCGACGAGGTTCACCCCGATCAGCTGGCGGAACTGGGCGTGGAACAGTTGCTACGCAAACCCGTACGGCGAAAGACGCTGAGGCGCTGCGTGCTTGCACACGACGCCGGCCAGGCGGTGCACGATGCGAGCACCGCCATCAGCGCCGACGCGCTTGCCGGGGTGCGCGTGCTGGTTGCCGAGGACAACATGGTCAATCAGCGGGTCATCATGCATGTGCTCGCTTCGCTCAAATGCGAGTCCGACTTCGTGTGCAACGGCCGCGAGGCGGTCGACGCGGTCAGCACCAACGCCTACGACGTCGTCCTGATGGACGTGCAAATGCCTGAGATGGACGGTCTCGAAGCCACGCGCTGCATCCGTCGCCATGAACAGAGCACCGGTCTCGATCGTATGCCGATCATTGCCCTTACGGCAAACGCCATGTCAGGCGATCGGGAGCATTGTCTGGCGGCCGGTATGGACGACTACGTGAGCAAGCCGATCGAGCGCGCCGATATTCGCGACGCGCTGACGCGTCAGCTGGATCTGTCTGCGCCGGATGGCGTGGATGGATCTGTAACCGAAGTGGCCCCGTCTGTGAAGACGGTCGAGGAGGAGTCCGTGCTGATCTTCGACCCGTCGGTGATCGACGCCTTACCCATGGTGGCCGACGGCAGTGATCCGGCTGCGGGCGAGGAGCTGCTTGACATGTATCTTGAGCATACCTGCAGTGTGCTGGACGAACTGGCACCGCTGCTTGAGCAGGACGATACGCCCGACACCTTGCGTCTGGTGCATTCTCTGAAGTCGTCCAGTGCGTCTGTGGGGGCCATGGCCATGTCGGCATTCATGAAGGACGCAGAGGCCCATCTACGCAAAGGGGGGCGGGTGAGTGCCGACTGGCTGACCGAGGCGCGCACTGAACTCGACCAGCTGAGCGTCGCGGTTGAACGTTATCGGTCGCAGATCCGGGCGAGGGCAGGACAATGA
- a CDS encoding YfiR family protein — protein MCLRLFELLNCRIRERVMFILLALGVAFGSSHSAAQTVPEYSLKAAVLYNFALFVEWPESVGEQITVCVIGADPFGAELDALGGEPVGSRRLQVRRLGRLAPLSGCQLLFIPEASMAILPQILSTLDGTAVLTVADSPGAAQAGVGINMGLQNARVVFEINLSAVRRGGLMISSKLLRLAQVLHD, from the coding sequence ATGTGCCTCCGTCTCTTCGAGTTGCTGAACTGCCGAATTCGCGAACGGGTGATGTTCATCCTGCTTGCCCTGGGCGTCGCGTTCGGGAGCAGCCATTCGGCAGCGCAGACGGTGCCCGAGTATTCGCTCAAGGCGGCAGTGCTCTACAACTTTGCCCTGTTTGTCGAGTGGCCCGAGAGTGTGGGCGAGCAGATCACCGTGTGCGTCATCGGTGCCGACCCCTTCGGTGCCGAACTCGATGCGCTTGGCGGCGAGCCGGTGGGCTCGCGCCGCTTGCAGGTCAGGCGCCTCGGGCGTCTTGCGCCCCTGTCGGGCTGCCAGTTGCTGTTCATTCCGGAGGCGTCAATGGCGATTCTGCCGCAGATTCTCTCAACGCTCGACGGGACGGCCGTGCTGACCGTGGCGGACTCCCCCGGGGCGGCCCAGGCGGGCGTCGGCATCAACATGGGTCTGCAGAACGCACGCGTGGTCTTCGAGATCAACCTCTCGGCGGTACGCCGCGGGGGGCTCATGATCAGCTCCAAGCTGCTGAGGCTGGCGCAGGTGCTGCATGACTGA
- a CDS encoding TonB-dependent receptor plug domain-containing protein — protein sequence MKICRHPTRVNRMARLVCTLLPAVSAGLLVASPASAAGKLTRMSLEDLMGMTVVGASKYEQLQSEVAAAVSVISREEIHAYGWRTLGDALASLPGLYLSYDRQYMGLGTRGFSIPGDFNTRILVTINGNRINDPLYDAGPTGREFPLDMDLVERIEFIPGPGGAVYGQNAMFGVVNVVTRTGASFGGAEVMAAYTHPEQRREARASWGQKYDSGVDVVASVSSMKARGDDLWMDFGSAGGRSRVRGLDGERVDQFFLRASQEAWSAEYLISDRKKDDPTAGYLSDPLTEGQYQKDRYHLLQIRYDANVPDSSLRVSARAFAGELSYASEFSYGGDIYGYPGKAMWHGFELQLVSTAVERHKLMVGMEYQRNSRVDQFILDASAPENNMRIESPGQRIGAYLQDEWRLADAVSATLGLRIDNNSVTGTKLSPRAGVIWTASGATVVKLLYGRAHRAPNAYESEYDDAVSVVANPDLNGETITTYEVVADHRLSSDSSLRAALYQWTIKDVIALGIDASSGLPQYQSGGDYDARGIELSFNRGWQSGASLRGSIAFQHASADDANRIANSPRMLGRLNASTPLPVLGAQLGYELRYDARREAVMGGNTGGYAISNLCLSTDAIARNTTVALDIRNLFDRHYRNPAPDTNWQHTIEQDGRSVTLGITAGF from the coding sequence ATGAAAATTTGCCGCCACCCGACACGGGTCAACCGTATGGCACGCCTGGTGTGCACGCTCTTGCCCGCAGTGAGTGCCGGTCTGCTTGTCGCCTCACCCGCTAGCGCTGCGGGCAAACTCACACGCATGTCGCTCGAAGACCTGATGGGCATGACGGTGGTGGGGGCCTCCAAGTACGAGCAATTGCAAAGCGAGGTCGCGGCGGCGGTGAGCGTCATCTCCCGCGAGGAAATTCATGCCTACGGCTGGCGGACCCTGGGAGATGCCCTGGCCAGTCTGCCGGGGCTCTATCTGAGCTATGACCGGCAGTACATGGGGCTGGGGACCCGCGGCTTCAGTATCCCGGGGGATTTCAACACACGCATTCTCGTGACCATCAACGGTAACCGGATCAATGACCCGCTCTACGACGCGGGGCCGACGGGACGGGAGTTTCCGCTCGACATGGATCTGGTCGAGCGCATCGAGTTCATCCCGGGCCCGGGGGGCGCCGTGTATGGGCAGAACGCCATGTTCGGTGTGGTCAATGTGGTGACGCGAACGGGCGCATCGTTCGGTGGCGCGGAAGTCATGGCCGCATATACCCATCCGGAACAGCGTCGTGAGGCGCGCGCCAGCTGGGGGCAGAAGTACGACAGCGGCGTCGATGTGGTGGCCTCGGTCTCGAGCATGAAGGCCCGGGGCGACGATCTGTGGATGGATTTCGGCTCAGCGGGCGGGCGTTCGCGCGTGCGCGGGCTCGACGGTGAGCGGGTCGACCAGTTCTTCCTGCGCGCGTCGCAAGAGGCGTGGAGCGCGGAATATCTGATCAGCGATCGCAAGAAAGACGATCCTACTGCCGGCTACCTGTCGGACCCGTTGACCGAAGGGCAATACCAGAAAGACCGATACCACCTGCTGCAGATCCGCTACGACGCCAATGTGCCCGACTCGTCGCTGCGTGTGTCTGCGCGCGCCTTTGCCGGCGAGCTGAGCTATGCGAGCGAATTCTCCTACGGCGGGGACATCTACGGTTACCCGGGCAAGGCCATGTGGCACGGCTTCGAGCTTCAGCTCGTATCCACCGCTGTCGAGCGACACAAGCTCATGGTCGGTATGGAATACCAGCGCAACAGCCGGGTGGACCAGTTCATCCTTGACGCGTCCGCGCCGGAAAACAACATGCGTATCGAATCGCCCGGCCAGCGCATCGGGGCTTACCTCCAGGACGAATGGCGGCTAGCCGATGCCGTGTCTGCGACCCTTGGCCTGCGCATCGACAACAACAGCGTCACCGGGACCAAGCTCAGCCCGCGGGCGGGCGTGATCTGGACCGCTTCCGGTGCCACGGTGGTCAAACTGCTGTACGGCCGTGCGCACCGGGCACCCAACGCCTACGAATCCGAGTACGACGATGCGGTCTCCGTGGTGGCCAACCCGGATCTGAACGGCGAAACCATCACCACTTATGAGGTGGTGGCCGATCACCGCCTGTCGTCCGACAGCTCGTTGCGTGCCGCCTTGTACCAGTGGACGATCAAGGACGTCATTGCCCTGGGGATTGACGCCTCAAGCGGTCTGCCGCAGTACCAGTCGGGCGGCGACTATGACGCCCGCGGCATCGAACTTTCGTTCAACCGGGGCTGGCAAAGTGGCGCCAGCCTGCGCGGCAGCATTGCCTTCCAGCATGCCAGTGCGGATGACGCCAACCGGATCGCCAACTCGCCCCGGATGCTGGGCCGCCTCAATGCCTCCACGCCGTTGCCGGTACTCGGTGCCCAGCTCGGCTACGAGTTGCGCTATGACGCCCGGCGAGAGGCCGTGATGGGCGGCAACACGGGAGGCTACGCAATTTCCAACCTGTGCCTGAGCACCGACGCCATCGCCCGGAACACCACGGTCGCGCTGGATATTCGCAACCTGTTCGACCGGCACTACCGGAACCCGGCGCCCGATACCAATTGGCAGCACACCATCGAGCAGGACGGTCGATCGGTGACGCTGGGTATCACGGCAGGATTCTGA